From bacterium, a single genomic window includes:
- a CDS encoding endonuclease MutS2, with product MSSEFSLQPLEFDKIREQLLRYILTDMASERIETLAPLYDFETIEKNLNELVEMSDLLKYDDAFPIDQLKDVRDSFRKLGTLGIFLNPDQFNQVLLTLQTARKIKSYIKSRGDKYPLLFKLTAPLQNYSDIEDAISSALDENGEVKNNASSRLRQIRRDLETKSSHIRKKLESLSRQFASEGYSQDAIVTMRGGRMVIPVKEEYKNIVKGFIHDESSSGQTVFIEPAEVLELNNELRKLAMDEAREIERILLQIADVIRPHLDTLKYAMEILGDIEFLYVRGRFANFLNGVKPHLNETGHLHIKQGLHPLLFLKELNKLPADRRGVVPLDLELGSSPESGRTLIISGPNAGGKTVALKTIGLFALMNQSGLLIPCAIGTHLSVFDQIFADIGDDQSIENDLSTFSSHVQHLSEMVNKVTQKSLILIDEIGSGTDPKEGSSLAIAILDYFNKKQAVSIVTTHHGELKAFAHDTDGIENGSMEFDHETLQPTYVFRPKIPGSSYAFEISKRIGLHPDIIAKAKEISGTEILRLENLIQELQTQIKRYETLFTEVNRERAGLEGLTKLYDDRIKDLKTKERNLKQKSLEETQKVLQEANKKIEAVVQEIRLSNADKEIIKKSRNLIREENAFVQTELKAIKEIDVLPLEHPDKLQKGDKVFIPSMGVEATVLESPDESNHVLLGTGSISIKINTNLLSNAKTESEEKSESLPRQHINWNTDDIKNQIDLRGLTAEEAIYEVDAYLTDVLMLGFREVTLVHGKGDGILRKKIGEFLKRDPRIKHFRLGQWGEGDTGVTVVEIKSE from the coding sequence ATGTCCTCCGAATTCAGTTTACAGCCTCTCGAATTTGATAAAATCAGAGAACAGTTATTACGTTATATTCTCACCGATATGGCATCAGAGAGAATCGAGACTCTGGCGCCATTGTATGATTTCGAAACGATTGAAAAAAACCTGAACGAACTTGTTGAGATGTCCGACTTGTTAAAATATGACGATGCATTTCCGATTGACCAACTCAAAGATGTGCGGGACTCCTTTCGAAAACTTGGAACACTGGGCATATTCTTGAACCCGGACCAATTTAACCAGGTATTACTCACACTGCAAACGGCACGAAAAATAAAATCTTATATTAAAAGCCGTGGCGACAAATATCCTCTTCTATTCAAACTGACTGCGCCCCTTCAGAATTATTCCGACATTGAAGATGCCATTTCATCGGCTCTTGACGAAAATGGCGAGGTCAAGAACAATGCAAGTTCGCGGCTTAGACAGATACGAAGAGACCTTGAAACAAAATCGTCCCACATACGCAAAAAACTCGAATCCCTTTCACGGCAATTTGCTTCGGAGGGTTATTCACAGGATGCCATCGTTACGATGCGTGGCGGGCGAATGGTAATTCCGGTCAAAGAGGAATACAAAAATATAGTTAAAGGATTCATTCATGACGAATCCTCCAGCGGCCAGACTGTATTTATTGAACCCGCTGAAGTGTTAGAGCTCAATAATGAATTACGAAAACTCGCAATGGACGAGGCTCGCGAGATCGAACGAATTTTACTGCAAATTGCTGATGTAATTCGCCCGCATTTGGACACCCTAAAATACGCAATGGAAATTCTAGGCGATATTGAGTTCCTGTACGTTCGAGGCCGGTTTGCCAATTTTCTGAATGGCGTTAAACCGCATTTAAATGAAACCGGGCACCTCCACATCAAGCAAGGGTTACACCCTCTCTTGTTTCTGAAAGAACTTAATAAATTACCGGCAGACCGGCGTGGTGTAGTTCCGCTTGATCTTGAACTCGGCAGTTCACCGGAATCAGGACGTACGCTTATTATTTCCGGACCGAATGCCGGAGGTAAGACGGTTGCGCTCAAAACTATCGGGCTTTTTGCCTTGATGAACCAGTCAGGACTGCTAATCCCTTGCGCGATCGGGACTCATTTGAGCGTATTTGATCAGATATTCGCAGATATTGGCGACGATCAATCAATAGAGAATGACCTTTCAACGTTTTCTTCACACGTTCAGCATCTTTCTGAAATGGTAAATAAAGTTACACAGAAATCACTTATTCTGATCGACGAAATAGGCAGCGGAACCGACCCGAAAGAAGGGTCTTCGCTTGCCATTGCCATCCTGGATTATTTTAACAAAAAGCAAGCTGTGTCGATCGTCACTACGCATCATGGCGAGTTGAAAGCATTTGCTCATGACACGGATGGAATTGAAAACGGGTCAATGGAATTTGATCATGAAACCCTGCAACCCACCTATGTCTTTCGCCCTAAAATTCCAGGAAGCAGCTATGCTTTTGAAATATCGAAACGCATCGGCCTTCATCCTGATATTATTGCAAAGGCAAAAGAAATTTCAGGCACTGAAATACTAAGATTAGAGAATCTGATTCAGGAACTGCAGACCCAGATTAAGCGATACGAAACACTGTTTACTGAAGTAAACCGAGAAAGGGCAGGTCTTGAGGGCTTGACGAAACTTTACGATGATCGTATTAAAGATCTGAAGACTAAGGAGAGAAACCTCAAACAAAAATCTTTGGAAGAGACTCAAAAAGTCCTTCAGGAGGCAAATAAAAAGATAGAAGCAGTCGTTCAGGAAATCCGTTTATCCAATGCCGATAAAGAAATAATAAAAAAATCCAGAAATTTAATTCGTGAAGAAAACGCGTTTGTTCAGACTGAATTGAAGGCCATAAAAGAAATTGATGTCTTGCCGCTTGAACATCCGGACAAATTGCAAAAAGGCGATAAAGTATTTATTCCAAGCATGGGTGTTGAAGCTACGGTACTAGAGAGCCCGGATGAGTCTAATCATGTGCTGTTGGGAACAGGCAGTATTTCTATCAAAATTAATACTAACCTGTTATCCAATGCTAAAACTGAAAGCGAAGAAAAATCCGAATCTCTGCCGCGGCAGCATATTAACTGGAATACGGATGATATTAAAAACCAAATTGATTTGCGCGGCCTGACAGCAGAAGAAGCGATCTATGAGGTTGACGCGTATTTAACGGATGTTCTTATGCTTGGTTTCAGGGAGGTTACTCTGGTTCACGGAAAAGGCGATGGAATTCTTCGAAAGAAAATTGGCGAGTTCTTAAAGCGTGATCCCCGTATAAAACATTTCCGTTTGGGCCAATGGGGTGAAGGCGATACCGGCGTGACGGTGGTGGAAATAAAAAGTGAGTGA
- the asnS gene encoding asparagine--tRNA ligase, translated as MTDRVYIEDIFQHKIPDGSDVILRGWLYNKRSSGKLLFLLVRDGTAVIQATVYKPGVSAEIFETADKLTQEASLSVIGKIKKDERAPGGYELQVTDVKLIGQSVDFPITPKEHGPEFLMDYRHLWLRSKNQHAILRVRHTIIKAIRDFFDGRGFTLVDTPIFTPAACEGTSTLFETDYFDTKAFLTQSGQLYAEAGALALGKVYCFGPTFRAEKSKTRRHLTEFWMVEPEVAFNELKENMELAEDFIEYIVQTVLRTRAEELKTLGRDTTKLQNVQAPFPKIHYDEAVKILEEAGLKFEYGNDFGSPDETAISERFDRPVIVHHYPSAIKAFYMKRDPNEPDKALAMDVLAPEGYGEIIGGSQREDDYDMLVSRIKEHNLPMEAFDWYLDLRKYGSVPHAGFGLGVERTVAWICGLQHVRETIPFARMIHRLKP; from the coding sequence TGATTCTTAGAGGCTGGTTATATAACAAACGTTCGAGTGGAAAATTATTATTTCTACTTGTACGGGACGGAACGGCCGTGATTCAGGCAACCGTTTATAAGCCGGGCGTAAGCGCAGAAATATTTGAGACGGCAGATAAATTAACCCAGGAAGCTTCGTTGTCGGTAATTGGGAAAATCAAGAAAGATGAAAGGGCTCCGGGGGGTTATGAATTGCAGGTGACAGATGTCAAACTTATCGGGCAATCGGTCGATTTTCCTATTACACCGAAAGAACATGGACCTGAGTTCTTAATGGATTATCGACATCTTTGGCTTCGTTCAAAAAATCAACATGCCATTCTAAGAGTGCGTCATACCATTATCAAAGCGATTCGGGATTTTTTTGACGGCAGGGGGTTTACGTTAGTCGATACGCCGATATTTACGCCTGCGGCTTGCGAAGGAACTTCTACTTTATTTGAAACAGATTATTTTGATACGAAAGCATTTCTAACTCAGAGCGGTCAATTATACGCAGAAGCGGGCGCATTGGCGCTCGGAAAAGTATATTGTTTCGGCCCAACCTTTCGAGCTGAAAAATCCAAGACACGCAGGCATCTGACGGAATTTTGGATGGTTGAACCTGAAGTGGCTTTTAATGAATTAAAAGAGAACATGGAGTTAGCGGAAGATTTCATTGAATATATCGTTCAAACAGTTTTAAGAACACGCGCTGAGGAATTGAAAACACTTGGCCGCGATACGACGAAGCTTCAGAATGTTCAAGCGCCATTTCCCAAAATTCATTATGATGAGGCGGTCAAAATTCTGGAGGAAGCTGGGTTAAAATTTGAATACGGTAACGATTTTGGCTCTCCGGATGAAACGGCCATATCGGAAAGATTTGATCGGCCGGTCATTGTGCACCATTATCCGTCGGCAATAAAAGCGTTTTATATGAAACGCGATCCAAACGAGCCCGATAAAGCTTTGGCGATGGATGTATTGGCGCCTGAAGGTTACGGAGAAATTATCGGGGGAAGCCAGCGAGAAGATGATTATGATATGCTTGTTTCAAGAATAAAAGAACATAATTTGCCGATGGAGGCATTTGATTGGTATTTAGATTTACGCAAATACGGCTCTGTTCCGCATGCAGGTTTTGGTCTTGGTGTGGAGAGAACAGTTGCGTGGATCTGTGGCTTGCAGCATGTCCGTGAAACCATACCGTTTGCAAGAATGATTCATCGTTTAAAACCATAG